In the Leptotrichia sp. oral taxon 212 genome, one interval contains:
- a CDS encoding divergent PAP2 family protein, with protein MSSGILFGNRLLDVAAISCFAAQFYKVFSPLLKKERIQWRRLFQTGGMPSSHASTVVSLSTGVYLLKGASSVEFAISMVFMGIVLYDATGIRRQAGKHAKALNTLVDNIEKREGIEIISEEFKEFLGHTPVEVLVGSILGVVLGLLFKGYILG; from the coding sequence ATGAGTAGTGGGATATTGTTTGGGAACAGGTTGCTGGACGTAGCTGCAATTTCCTGTTTTGCCGCACAGTTTTATAAGGTATTTTCTCCTCTTCTGAAAAAAGAAAGGATACAATGGAGAAGATTGTTCCAGACTGGTGGAATGCCGAGCTCTCATGCATCAACGGTTGTCTCTCTTTCTACAGGAGTGTATCTTCTTAAGGGAGCATCATCAGTGGAATTTGCAATTTCAATGGTTTTTATGGGAATAGTCCTATATGATGCCACTGGTATAAGAAGGCAGGCGGGAAAACACGCAAAAGCATTGAATACACTTGTAGATAATATAGAAAAAAGAGAAGGTATAGAAATAATAAGCGAGGAATTCAAAGAATTTCTTGGACATACTCCTGTTGAAGTTCTTGTAGGAAGCATTCTTGGAGTAGTTTTAGGACTTTTATTTAAAGGGTACATTTTAGGATAA
- a CDS encoding TlyA family RNA methyltransferase, translated as MKKRLDLILVDRGLFDTREKAKREIMAGNVIVNEQAVTKAGTNFKDTDELSIRIKDRLRYVSRGGLKLEKAIKIWNLDFRNKIILDIGASTGGFTDCALQNEAVRVYSVDVGTNQLDWRLKNDERVVSIEETHIKDLTTDDMENNRADFIVIDVSFISLTKVIPYLEKFLSENGQVVMLIKPQFEVGKEKIGKNGIVIDEKYHDEAIKKIISFSGESGYELVGVEESPIKGTKGNKEFLILINFNKQNK; from the coding sequence ATGAAAAAAAGACTGGATTTAATTCTTGTGGATCGAGGACTGTTTGATACAAGGGAAAAGGCTAAAAGGGAAATTATGGCAGGAAATGTAATTGTAAACGAACAGGCGGTAACTAAAGCAGGAACAAATTTTAAAGATACAGATGAACTGTCAATAAGAATAAAAGATAGATTGCGATATGTGAGCCGAGGCGGATTAAAGCTGGAAAAGGCCATAAAAATATGGAATCTTGATTTCAGAAATAAAATAATACTTGACATAGGAGCATCTACGGGAGGTTTCACAGACTGTGCATTGCAGAATGAAGCTGTGAGAGTTTACAGTGTAGATGTTGGAACAAATCAGCTCGACTGGAGACTGAAAAATGATGAAAGAGTGGTTTCTATAGAAGAAACACATATAAAAGATTTAACAACTGATGATATGGAAAACAATAGAGCTGATTTTATAGTTATTGATGTTTCATTTATTTCGCTGACAAAAGTTATTCCTTATCTTGAAAAGTTTCTTAGTGAAAATGGTCAGGTTGTAATGCTTATAAAACCACAGTTTGAAGTTGGAAAGGAAAAAATTGGCAAAAATGGCATAGTTATTGATGAAAAATATCATGATGAAGCAATAAAAAAAATAATTTCATTTTCAGGAGAAAGTGGTTATGAATTAGTGGGAGTAGAAGAGTCTCCTATAAAAGGAACTAAAGGGAATAAAGAATTTTTAATACTAATTAATTTTAATAAACAAAATAAATAG
- a CDS encoding S41 family peptidase, whose translation MKKNKLLHAIFGLILVSVPLFCATTIIKTARNDKNESAGYTKDTTELNRIVDVINIIENRYVGKEATPSKEELYKGAVAGVINKLNDPYSEYLSKEDLANFSEEMDGEYVGVGMTINKKKGEALEVVSPFIGSPAEKVGIKIGDKITKVDDKDILSLTAADTVKMLKGKEGTKVNVEVVRSGKKEPLKFTMTRAKIKLEMVESKMLDNSIGYVSLLRFGNNVGEEVQKAIKDLQAKGMKGLILDLRLNPGGSLQEAQDISSLFVKENLIVSLKYKDGQERKYNRTFKNMGDFPLVVLINKGSASASEIVTGAIKDYKRGIIIGEKTFGKGIVQQIIPLRTNDAIKLTIAQYFTPKGNYIHEKGIEPDIKVEMEELLTLKGYANDSEQARKNREKEVEEILVKDKGAEEAKKIIAAGDVQLKRAIEEMNKKLKNGKK comes from the coding sequence ATGAAAAAAAATAAATTACTTCATGCAATTTTTGGACTTATACTGGTAAGTGTACCTCTGTTTTGCGCTACAACTATAATAAAAACTGCCAGAAATGACAAAAATGAAAGCGCAGGATATACAAAGGATACGACAGAGCTGAACAGAATTGTAGATGTCATCAATATAATTGAAAACAGATATGTAGGTAAGGAAGCAACTCCAAGCAAGGAAGAACTCTATAAAGGAGCTGTAGCAGGAGTTATAAACAAATTAAACGATCCATATTCAGAATACCTTTCAAAAGAGGATCTTGCAAATTTTTCTGAAGAAATGGACGGAGAGTATGTAGGAGTTGGAATGACTATAAATAAGAAAAAGGGAGAGGCACTTGAAGTTGTTTCGCCATTTATAGGAAGTCCTGCAGAAAAAGTTGGAATAAAAATTGGAGATAAAATAACAAAAGTTGATGATAAGGATATACTTTCTCTGACTGCGGCAGATACTGTAAAAATGTTAAAAGGAAAAGAAGGAACAAAAGTTAATGTTGAAGTTGTCAGAAGTGGGAAAAAAGAACCATTAAAATTTACTATGACGAGGGCAAAGATAAAACTTGAAATGGTGGAAAGTAAAATGCTTGATAATAGCATAGGATATGTAAGTCTTCTAAGGTTTGGAAACAATGTTGGAGAAGAAGTGCAGAAAGCCATAAAAGATTTACAGGCTAAAGGAATGAAAGGATTAATTCTTGACCTGAGACTTAATCCAGGAGGTTCATTACAGGAAGCACAGGATATATCTTCTCTTTTTGTGAAGGAAAATCTGATAGTATCCTTAAAATATAAAGACGGACAGGAAAGAAAATATAACAGAACATTCAAAAATATGGGAGATTTTCCATTGGTAGTACTTATAAATAAAGGAAGTGCTTCTGCTTCAGAAATCGTTACAGGAGCTATAAAAGACTATAAAAGAGGTATAATTATAGGTGAAAAAACATTTGGAAAAGGAATAGTTCAGCAGATAATACCTCTTAGAACAAATGATGCAATAAAATTAACAATAGCACAGTATTTTACACCTAAAGGAAATTATATACATGAAAAAGGTATTGAACCTGATATAAAAGTTGAAATGGAAGAACTTCTTACATTAAAAGGATATGCTAATGATTCTGAACAGGCAAGAAAAAACAGGGAAAAGGAAGTAGAAGAAATACTTGTTAAAGATAAAGGTGCAGAAGAAGCAAAAAAAATAATTGCAGCAGGAGATGTACAGTTGAAAAGAGCGATTGAAGAAATGAACAAAAAGCTGAAAAACGGAAAAAAATAG